From Periophthalmus magnuspinnatus isolate fPerMag1 chromosome 12, fPerMag1.2.pri, whole genome shotgun sequence, a single genomic window includes:
- the ccdc107 gene encoding coiled-coil domain-containing protein 107, producing the protein MVLSTSQQVALVFTAVLFTFVVLPRMFGVGGGGGGTGAKDARLDSRYNRKGPGPGAVRGTPVHMNSPGAQSAENLQNMKKLMEQELKSDKYKSNSNKGYVFTLMPLYAIGVGVFAAYKFLKIKSADDQAQKEKLAKGAKKSVEAENQLNELEQRLAQTERMLNSILTQLDPLTNCVKSVAQDQKNEIMNQLQTIRYLMKKRGMDCPPLNVQDSSCEQNLDSLIESLGTKETLAGMTPTPMQPISEETATEEQDLCEKMPKTAEQKEEKDGEMTAEEEQEGAGLEEEEAGLDEEEEEEEDMPLLEDGCETSVEEIGAEPVSSLRRRNRPE; encoded by the exons ATGGTGCTGTCGACGTCGCAGCAGGTTGCTCTCGTGTTCACTGCGGTGCTCTTTACGTTTGTGGTCCTGCCCAGGATGTTCGGAGtcggcggaggaggaggaggaaccgGAGCCAAAGATGCTCGTTTGGATTCCCGCTACAACAGAAAAG GTCCAGGCCCGGGGGCGGTGAGGGGTACTCCAGTCCATATGAACTCTCCTGGTGCCCAGTCTGCAGAAAACCTGCAGAACATGAAGAAGCTGATGGAGCAGGAACTCAAATCAGACAAATACAAGAGCAACAGCAACAAAGGCTACGTGTTCACCTTAATGCCATTGTACGCGATCGGGGTTGGAGTGTTCGCCGCATACAAGTTTCTGAAG ATAAAGTCTGCAGATGACCAAGCCCAGAAGGAGAAACTGGCCAAAGGAGCAAAGAAGTCTGTGGAGGCAG aaaaCCAGTTGAACGAGCTGGAGCAGAGGCTGGCCCAGACTGAGCGAATGTTAAACTCCATCCTCACTCAGCTGGACCCTCTCACCAACTG TGTGAAGTCTGTGGCCCAGGATCAGAAGAATGAAATCATGAACCAGCTCCAGACCATTCGATACCTGAtgaaaaagagagggatggacTGCCCCCCGCTCAATGTACAAG acaGCTCTTGTGAACAAAACCTGGACAGTCTGATCGAATCCTTGGGGACCAAAGAGACCCTTGCAGGAATGACTCCCACACCAATGCAGCCGATATCCGAAGAAACTGCAACAGAGGAGCAGGATTTGTGCGAAAAAATGCCCAAAACTGCAGAacaaaaagaagagaaggatggagagatgaCAGCTGAGGAGGAACAAGAAGGAGCAGGGcttgaggaggaagaggcggggctagatgaagaagaagaagaggaggaggacatgcCTTTATTGGAGGATGGTTGTGAAACGAGCGTAGAGGAGATCGGAGCAGAGCCAGTGTCCAGTCTGAGGAGACGTAACAGACCAGAGTGA